The following proteins are encoded in a genomic region of Parachlamydiales bacterium:
- a CDS encoding GNAT family N-acetyltransferase: MNKHKIEIHTERLILRNIDINDLNQLMKCVNNIKIAEMMNGSILVPYTKVIAVNWINKHQLDSINSQCISWAIAKKEDNQLMGSIQLRLNTVPTSAYLSYWLGENHWGKGYMYEAGQKVISFAFEKMQIDMILAECLKRNIASRKVLLKLGFIHQDDVLRIEKFFKREEVFEQYHLNNLTNTLLFKYESSV; this comes from the coding sequence ATGAATAAACACAAAATTGAAATTCATACTGAGAGATTAATATTAAGAAATATAGATATTAATGATTTAAATCAGTTAATGAAATGTGTCAATAATATAAAAATTGCAGAAATGATGAATGGATCTATCCTTGTGCCCTACACTAAAGTAATAGCTGTGAATTGGATAAATAAACATCAACTTGATTCAATTAATTCACAATGTATATCTTGGGCAATAGCGAAAAAAGAAGATAACCAACTAATGGGATCTATTCAACTACGGTTAAACACTGTACCAACTTCTGCTTACTTAAGTTATTGGTTAGGGGAAAATCATTGGGGAAAAGGATATATGTATGAGGCCGGTCAAAAAGTTATCTCATTTGCTTTTGAAAAAATGCAAATCGATATGATCTTGGCTGAATGCTTAAAGAGAAACATAGCATCACGAAAAGTACTTTTAAAGCTTGGATTTATTCATCAAGATGATGTATTAAGAATCGAAAAATTTTTCAAGCGGGAAGAAGTATTTGAACAATATCATTTAAATAATTTAACTAATACTCTACTTTTTAAATATGAATCAAGTGTGTAA
- a CDS encoding helix-turn-helix domain-containing protein has translation MAGDEEFLKKIHSKVDIKKGSNVELGKIVDKICELFGLTLEEMCSSSKQQKISKARAALAYIVRMENHSLESLGIILKRNPSGLSKLASRLEQS, from the coding sequence ATGGCAGGTGATGAAGAATTTTTAAAAAAAATTCATTCTAAAGTCGATATTAAGAAAGGCAGTAATGTTGAATTAGGCAAGATTGTAGATAAAATCTGTGAACTATTTGGTCTTACACTAGAGGAAATGTGCTCTTCAAGTAAGCAACAAAAGATATCAAAGGCTCGTGCTGCATTAGCATATATTGTTAGAATGGAGAATCATTCGCTTGAAAGTCTGGGCATCATTCTTAAGAGAAATCCGAGTGGTCTTTCAAAGCTGGCAAGTCGACTAGAACAATCTTGA
- a CDS encoding helix-turn-helix transcriptional regulator: MLLKLLVLGLSQEKLAEKADLHTNYVGSVERGERNIALENIYALAQALECSPKDLLLDEASLKYIKKSHLNI; this comes from the coding sequence TTGCTTCTCAAACTATTGGTGCTAGGTCTATCTCAAGAAAAATTAGCTGAAAAAGCTGATTTACATACAAATTATGTCGGTTCAGTAGAACGTGGAGAACGCAACATCGCATTAGAAAACATTTATGCACTTGCACAGGCTTTAGAATGTTCACCTAAAGACCTTCTTCTAGACGAAGCTTCGCTCAAATATATAAAGAAATCTCATCTAAATATTTAA
- a CDS encoding ComF family protein → MDRSHLLCSLCISQMEILNPDNRCERCFSMKDPSLPCYGCIAVKSPFIALGSVFDYEGPAGALVKQFKYGRHAFLAQPMAAYLAAQTIRLDWPLPDYIVPAPLSSMRYLTRGFNQSEQLALEMSNILGSSMALALGRYAGDYSQAGMLREQRVQLNNKNFVLLDAHKLKNKIIYLVDDVITTGQTLRICAELLQKASPQAIYGLTFCKAK, encoded by the coding sequence TTGGATCGCAGCCACCTATTATGTTCCCTCTGTATTTCACAAATGGAAATCCTAAATCCAGATAACCGATGCGAGCGCTGTTTCAGCATGAAAGACCCCTCCCTCCCTTGTTATGGATGCATTGCCGTAAAATCGCCCTTCATTGCCCTGGGATCTGTCTTTGACTATGAAGGTCCCGCCGGAGCACTCGTCAAACAATTCAAATACGGAAGACATGCCTTCCTTGCTCAACCTATGGCAGCTTACCTCGCTGCGCAGACGATTCGATTGGATTGGCCGCTTCCGGATTATATTGTCCCTGCGCCGCTTTCATCCATGCGTTACCTTACGCGCGGCTTCAACCAAAGCGAGCAGCTTGCCCTTGAGATGAGCAATATTCTTGGCAGCAGTATGGCTTTGGCTTTAGGTAGGTATGCCGGCGACTATAGCCAGGCAGGAATGTTGCGTGAACAAAGAGTGCAGCTTAACAACAAGAATTTCGTATTATTGGATGCACATAAATTAAAAAATAAAATAATCTATCTGGTCGATGACGTTATCACTACAGGACAGACACTTCGCATTTGTGCAGAATTATTGCAGAAGGCAAGTCCGCAAGCAATCTATGGTCTGACCTTTTGCAAGGCAAAATAA
- the dxr gene encoding 1-deoxy-D-xylulose-5-phosphate reductoisomerase — protein MRDIVILGSTGSIGKSTLAIAKHLGKDKIRVRALAAQNNIDELARQIEEFHPEVVAVYKVDKAEQLQKRFPSLEILSGQEGINAVAGLSGKPLVISAISGTLGLQPTLAAIEAGNEVALANKEALVSGGELLTKLAKKHKVNILPLDSEHNAIFQCIQGIKHTEIKKLIVTASGGPFLKYDEEQLRTVTPESALKHPNWSMGPKVTIDCSTLMNKGLEVIEAHWIFDIPLDRIEVVIHPQSIVHSMVETVDNSILAQLSPPDMRLPIQYALTYPHRIRGITPSLDFSKMQKLEFYPPDTQKFRCLSLAYDALRSGKSYPCYMNAANEILVGRFLKGEIPWNGIALGITDLMAKHSPIAINSVQDVLFIDEEARRHAECIKFT, from the coding sequence ATGCGCGACATCGTCATATTAGGAAGCACCGGATCTATCGGCAAAAGCACACTCGCTATTGCAAAACATCTGGGCAAAGATAAGATACGAGTTCGCGCACTTGCAGCGCAAAACAACATCGATGAGCTGGCACGCCAAATAGAAGAATTTCATCCTGAAGTCGTCGCCGTTTATAAAGTCGATAAGGCAGAGCAACTGCAAAAACGTTTTCCGTCTCTAGAAATATTAAGTGGTCAGGAAGGGATCAATGCTGTGGCAGGACTTTCCGGAAAGCCGCTTGTCATTTCTGCCATCAGCGGAACTCTTGGTCTGCAGCCGACTCTCGCCGCCATCGAGGCTGGTAATGAGGTCGCCCTAGCCAATAAAGAAGCGCTTGTTTCCGGGGGCGAACTCCTAACGAAGTTAGCAAAAAAACACAAAGTCAACATTCTCCCTTTAGATAGCGAACACAATGCGATATTCCAATGCATCCAAGGGATAAAGCATACGGAAATCAAGAAGCTCATCGTTACTGCCTCCGGCGGACCATTCCTGAAGTACGACGAAGAACAGCTACGTACAGTGACTCCAGAATCTGCTTTAAAACATCCCAACTGGAGCATGGGACCTAAAGTGACTATCGATTGTTCCACGCTGATGAATAAAGGACTCGAAGTCATTGAAGCACACTGGATTTTTGATATTCCGCTAGATCGCATCGAAGTCGTCATACACCCACAAAGCATTGTACATAGCATGGTAGAAACTGTGGATAATTCTATCCTGGCACAGCTATCACCACCCGACATGCGTTTACCCATTCAATATGCCCTGACCTATCCGCATCGCATTCGGGGAATTACACCCTCATTAGATTTTTCAAAAATGCAAAAGCTAGAGTTCTATCCGCCCGACACACAAAAATTCCGCTGCCTAAGCCTGGCTTATGACGCACTCCGCTCAGGAAAAAGCTATCCTTGCTATATGAATGCCGCCAACGAGATTTTAGTCGGACGTTTTCTTAAAGGGGAAATCCCCTGGAATGGGATTGCCCTCGGCATTACGGATCTAATGGCAAAACACTCCCCTATCGCCATAAATTCCGTACAGGATGTCTTGTTTATTGATGAAGAAGCACGCCGACATGCGGAATGTATAAAATTCACATAG
- a CDS encoding cytochrome c biogenesis protein DipZ → MLILLVFSFLAGIVTVFSPCVLPVLPPLLAAGYTKNPSRSWGIILGFISCFTFAILTLSQALHSIGATGNWLHLIAAIILGVFGLILLIPKLGEIFERLAAPIARLGNTISTRTAEGFGGGVLLGFALGLLWTPCAGPILATIIILSTLNAVSLTTVGITLAYALGAAIPMMFIMRGSSYLKKSLSSHPSASATLRSIFGVLTIAAAVGIATNWTEVFQKLALEYIPIIEVENNALVKKRLAGLVKADAGNSFVLRVEDMNATKDGVLPLLGKAPAFPANDKWLNSKPLTMNELEGKVVLIDFWTYSCINCLRTLPYLSRWYDNYKDKGLVIVGVHTPEFSFEKVPENVQDAIKRLHVNYPVVLDNDYAIWKSYGNLYWPAHYLIDKQGNLRYFHFGEGKYIETENAIRSLLGLTPMNGIDEMDRRRATTPETYLGYKRAQGYPFELDIFRDKEHRYVPQEVPNPDQVTLEGDWIVHEDHAESTSPRSYIRINFIGTKVYLVLGGMSKEPVQVMLDSKPLPAKYYSKDMNSKGQIFIKEPRKYDMIDLGRDYGRHELQIHIPEGISAYAFTFGDE, encoded by the coding sequence ATGCTCATATTACTTGTTTTTTCTTTTTTAGCGGGAATAGTCACAGTTTTTTCACCGTGTGTACTTCCAGTTTTGCCCCCTCTTTTAGCCGCAGGCTACACAAAAAATCCTTCTCGTTCCTGGGGAATTATCTTAGGGTTCATCTCGTGCTTCACTTTTGCGATATTAACTTTAAGCCAAGCCCTGCATTCTATAGGAGCCACCGGAAACTGGTTACACCTGATAGCTGCAATAATTTTGGGGGTTTTTGGACTGATACTGCTGATCCCTAAATTGGGTGAGATATTCGAACGTTTGGCCGCTCCCATAGCGCGTTTAGGTAATACTATTTCTACACGTACTGCAGAGGGTTTTGGTGGAGGGGTCTTGCTGGGTTTTGCCTTGGGATTGCTTTGGACTCCCTGTGCAGGTCCAATCTTGGCAACGATTATCATCCTTTCTACATTAAATGCTGTTTCATTAACGACCGTCGGCATAACTCTTGCCTATGCTTTAGGTGCGGCGATACCCATGATGTTTATCATGCGAGGCAGTTCCTACCTAAAAAAGAGTCTTTCTTCCCACCCAAGTGCAAGCGCAACCTTACGTTCTATTTTCGGAGTACTAACCATCGCTGCGGCAGTAGGCATAGCTACAAATTGGACCGAAGTCTTTCAAAAGTTAGCATTGGAATACATCCCGATCATTGAAGTGGAAAATAACGCCCTAGTCAAAAAAAGGTTGGCCGGTTTAGTGAAAGCCGATGCAGGTAATTCGTTTGTTCTACGTGTCGAAGACATGAATGCGACTAAAGATGGCGTGCTTCCCCTTCTAGGTAAAGCTCCTGCGTTTCCTGCCAATGATAAATGGCTTAACTCCAAACCGCTTACTATGAATGAACTAGAAGGAAAAGTTGTTCTGATAGATTTTTGGACCTACAGCTGCATAAACTGCCTGCGTACCCTACCCTATCTAAGCCGCTGGTATGATAATTATAAGGATAAGGGTTTGGTTATTGTCGGAGTACATACTCCGGAGTTTTCCTTTGAAAAAGTCCCAGAAAATGTCCAAGATGCCATCAAAAGGCTGCATGTCAACTATCCTGTTGTTTTAGATAATGACTATGCCATCTGGAAGTCCTATGGCAATCTTTATTGGCCCGCCCATTATCTTATCGATAAGCAAGGTAATTTGCGTTATTTCCATTTCGGAGAAGGGAAATATATTGAAACCGAGAATGCTATCCGCTCCTTATTGGGGTTGACGCCGATGAATGGGATCGATGAGATGGACCGGCGCAGGGCCACTACTCCTGAAACCTATTTAGGTTATAAGAGGGCCCAAGGATACCCTTTTGAGTTGGATATCTTCCGCGATAAAGAACATCGCTATGTCCCCCAAGAAGTCCCTAATCCTGATCAGGTTACTCTTGAAGGCGATTGGATCGTCCATGAAGACCATGCCGAATCCACAAGCCCGCGCAGTTATATCCGTATTAACTTCATCGGGACCAAGGTTTACCTGGTTTTAGGCGGAATGAGCAAAGAACCCGTGCAAGTAATGCTTGATAGTAAACCGCTTCCGGCTAAATACTATTCGAAAGACATGAACTCGAAAGGCCAAATATTTATCAAAGAGCCGCGAAAATACGACATGATAGATCTTGGCCGTGACTACGGAAGGCACGAATTGCAAATTCACATACCCGAAGGTATCTCAGCCTATGCTTTCACTTTCGGCGATGAGTAA
- a CDS encoding site-2 protease family protein: protein MLITAFYTLLKLFALGLLIFIHELGHYFAARWVGMRVETFSIGFMRPIYTWERNGTKWKICWLLFGGYVKIAGTEAEEGVDPYSIKDGYFGKKPLERIIVAAAGPVANLIFALLAFTALWGVGGLTQNFSEHTNIIGWVDPHSEIYAKGVRPGDEISAYNGHPFHAAQDHIEAPMTSGDAIVITGNKVNYFTKDKTPFEYVVNTYPHPVAGAKGIKTAGILGSASYVLYDKTLNGKDNPISPQSPMLASGIESGDRIAWVDGEPIFSNTQLNRVLNDGRVLLTVQRQDKTLLRRVKRLPVQELKLDQSYKDELTDWQYEAKLTGNKLQQLYMIPYNLTNDAVVEGPFKLVDEDIEKLAFTDIPSSSFNENLQEGDRIIAIDGQPIQHSYQLLSLLQHRLVHVIVEKSTTLSTPLPWNKADDEFRKLIDMDAINAIAASIGTKQAVTQSGSYLMLKPFKPISQWDYIRGSQDLQPLQNRMDLLQKEIANLPDPEKRAIAQKSLENEQKELMLGLPNVQDRKVLYNPGPIDMFFGTIEDIWRFLKALFSMSLSLKWIAGPIGILQTSVSNTWASVGGALQWLGFISINLGILNLLPIPVLDGGSIVLSTYEMITGHRLKPKTMEKLILPFALALIAIFVYVTFNDINRLFNFF from the coding sequence ATGTTGATCACTGCTTTTTATACACTCCTAAAGTTATTCGCGTTAGGCCTGCTCATATTCATCCATGAGCTCGGCCACTATTTTGCTGCCCGCTGGGTGGGTATGCGTGTGGAAACCTTTTCCATAGGTTTCATGCGCCCTATCTACACTTGGGAACGTAATGGAACAAAATGGAAAATCTGCTGGCTTCTGTTTGGCGGATATGTCAAGATCGCCGGCACGGAAGCTGAAGAAGGAGTGGATCCCTATTCTATTAAAGATGGATATTTTGGGAAAAAACCCCTAGAACGCATTATCGTTGCTGCTGCAGGCCCTGTCGCAAACCTGATTTTTGCTTTGCTAGCATTTACAGCTCTTTGGGGTGTAGGCGGACTGACGCAAAACTTCTCCGAACATACGAATATTATCGGATGGGTAGATCCTCATTCAGAAATCTATGCTAAAGGCGTACGTCCCGGCGATGAGATCAGCGCTTATAACGGACATCCCTTTCATGCTGCGCAAGACCACATCGAAGCTCCTATGACCAGCGGCGATGCTATTGTCATCACCGGAAACAAGGTCAACTATTTTACAAAAGACAAAACACCTTTCGAATATGTTGTAAATACGTACCCTCATCCAGTTGCAGGTGCTAAAGGAATTAAAACAGCCGGTATCCTGGGGTCCGCGAGCTACGTATTATATGATAAAACGCTGAACGGCAAGGACAATCCAATCTCTCCCCAGTCCCCTATGCTAGCCAGCGGTATCGAGAGCGGCGACCGCATTGCTTGGGTCGACGGCGAACCGATTTTCTCCAATACACAGCTTAATCGTGTCCTGAATGACGGAAGAGTCCTGCTCACCGTCCAACGTCAAGATAAAACATTATTGCGCAGAGTCAAAAGACTTCCTGTACAAGAACTTAAGCTTGATCAGAGCTATAAAGACGAACTTACCGACTGGCAATACGAAGCGAAGTTGACAGGCAATAAGCTTCAACAGCTTTATATGATACCTTACAACTTGACGAATGACGCTGTGGTGGAAGGCCCCTTTAAACTTGTGGATGAAGATATTGAGAAATTGGCTTTTACCGATATCCCTTCTTCTTCATTTAACGAAAATTTACAAGAAGGCGACCGTATCATCGCAATCGATGGACAGCCCATCCAGCATTCATACCAGCTACTCTCATTGCTGCAACATCGCCTAGTCCATGTCATCGTGGAAAAATCTACAACTCTTTCTACCCCGCTTCCTTGGAACAAGGCTGACGATGAATTCCGTAAATTAATCGATATGGATGCCATCAACGCTATTGCAGCAAGTATCGGCACTAAACAGGCGGTCACTCAGTCAGGCAGCTACCTTATGCTGAAGCCATTTAAGCCTATTTCTCAGTGGGACTATATCCGCGGAAGCCAGGATTTACAGCCGCTTCAAAATAGAATGGACCTGCTGCAGAAAGAAATTGCTAATCTGCCTGATCCAGAAAAACGTGCTATTGCACAAAAAAGTTTAGAAAATGAACAGAAAGAATTGATGCTCGGATTGCCTAATGTCCAAGACCGGAAAGTCCTTTACAATCCGGGACCTATCGATATGTTTTTTGGAACTATCGAGGACATCTGGCGTTTCCTCAAAGCATTATTCAGTATGTCACTAAGCTTGAAGTGGATTGCAGGCCCTATCGGTATCCTTCAAACCTCCGTATCCAATACCTGGGCTAGTGTAGGCGGCGCACTGCAGTGGTTAGGGTTTATCAGCATCAACTTAGGGATATTGAATCTCTTGCCCATACCGGTGCTAGATGGTGGATCGATTGTGCTCTCCACCTATGAGATGATTACAGGCCACCGCCTGAAGCCTAAGACAATGGAAAAACTTATCCTTCCTTTTGCCTTGGCGTTAATAGCAATCTTTGTCTATGTCACTTTTAACGATATTAATAGACTTTTCAACTTCTTTTAA
- a CDS encoding thiamine pyrophosphate-dependent enzyme — MGTIGSYLLDKLYAKGVKHIFGVPGDYILRFDKLIEQHPIEYVNATRENTAGYMADTYGRINGLGVACITYGVGVNIANAMAQALVESSPMVVISGAAGAKELSHSSLLHHTINTDLKEGRDVTQMEIFRHVTVDRALINDPLTAQEQIDRVIDNCLRYKKPVYLEIPRDMVDKSVTLRSSLQSKTYPMDGDALNEALTEVSSLLKKCQSPVLWIGHEIQRYGLVDAVLQFAEKYNIPITTSLLGKSAISEYHPLFVGVYQGALSRPEVKEFVENCDMLIQLGVLLSDVNTGIFSAQFPQKYHISADANNITIGKHGYKGVGLSPFIQALADLKANLRFGSDFPANIDRPSTLSHHNSKSKMTSKYLFEALEKNLKHDHVIVTDIGDCLFGCTDLTVEQNAFFACAYFASLGFSVPAAITAQLLMPKKRVIALVGDGAFQMTSTELSTAVRYGIDPVIIVLNNHGYGTERPLIEGKFNDIVDWKYAELPKLLGGGKGLKVKTSDQFDEALKEALKTRGQFCLIEVELGKTDFSPAMQRFSELVAPRT; from the coding sequence TTGGGTACTATCGGAAGTTACTTATTAGACAAACTCTACGCTAAAGGAGTGAAGCATATCTTTGGCGTACCGGGAGACTATATTCTGCGCTTTGATAAGCTGATAGAGCAACATCCGATAGAGTATGTGAATGCAACACGCGAAAATACCGCCGGATATATGGCAGATACCTACGGCCGTATTAATGGACTAGGCGTGGCATGCATTACCTATGGCGTTGGAGTGAATATTGCCAATGCAATGGCCCAAGCCTTAGTGGAAAGTTCACCTATGGTCGTCATCTCCGGAGCGGCAGGAGCAAAAGAATTAAGCCATTCATCCTTATTGCATCATACGATCAATACAGATCTAAAAGAGGGCAGGGATGTCACACAGATGGAAATTTTTCGCCACGTTACAGTGGACAGGGCTTTAATCAATGACCCTTTGACAGCACAAGAGCAAATCGACCGCGTCATAGACAATTGCCTTCGCTATAAAAAACCGGTCTATTTGGAAATCCCCAGAGATATGGTCGACAAGTCCGTCACCTTACGCTCTAGCTTGCAAAGCAAAACCTATCCTATGGATGGTGATGCTCTAAACGAAGCATTAACTGAAGTTTCCTCGCTCTTGAAAAAATGTCAAAGCCCCGTTTTATGGATCGGACACGAAATTCAACGCTATGGTTTAGTCGATGCCGTGCTGCAGTTTGCAGAGAAATATAATATTCCTATTACGACCTCTTTATTAGGGAAAAGCGCTATCAGCGAATACCATCCTCTTTTTGTGGGCGTTTATCAGGGAGCTTTAAGTCGTCCTGAAGTCAAGGAATTTGTGGAAAACTGCGACATGTTGATTCAGTTGGGTGTCTTGCTAAGCGATGTCAATACAGGAATTTTTTCCGCACAGTTTCCACAAAAATATCACATCAGCGCAGACGCTAACAATATCACCATTGGCAAGCATGGGTACAAGGGAGTAGGCTTATCCCCCTTTATCCAAGCATTAGCAGATTTAAAAGCGAACCTCAGATTTGGCAGCGATTTTCCTGCCAATATCGACCGTCCTTCCACCTTATCCCATCATAATTCAAAATCAAAGATGACATCTAAGTACCTCTTTGAAGCCCTAGAGAAAAATTTGAAGCACGATCATGTCATCGTCACAGATATAGGGGACTGCTTATTTGGATGCACAGACCTTACAGTGGAGCAAAATGCCTTCTTTGCTTGCGCCTATTTTGCAAGCCTAGGTTTCAGTGTGCCTGCAGCAATTACAGCCCAACTGCTCATGCCTAAAAAGCGTGTCATTGCCCTTGTCGGTGATGGAGCCTTTCAAATGACCTCGACGGAGCTTTCTACAGCTGTACGTTATGGCATCGATCCTGTGATCATCGTCTTGAATAATCACGGCTATGGAACAGAGCGACCTTTAATTGAAGGCAAGTTCAATGACATCGTCGATTGGAAATATGCTGAACTGCCCAAACTTCTGGGCGGGGGGAAAGGTTTGAAAGTTAAAACGTCCGACCAGTTTGATGAAGCCTTAAAGGAGGCTTTAAAGACCCGAGGGCAGTTTTGTCTGATCGAAGTAGAATTAGGTAAAACAGACTTTTCACCTGCAATGCAGCGCTTTAGCGAACTGGTTGCTCCCCGAACCTAA
- a CDS encoding MFS transporter: MTPILYIFLQYNLSLSLEQILQISSIYLGLSLFIQIPCGLIADCWGAKKNLFIYLIFQIISCFCLIFIDGHIAYHAFLLTTTIGQGFLGNGGTTLIRQYFGSQDNEFKKYSFEIQNTFYKFTSIIIITSVLIYNLNIYVPFVLQSIYFLFSFYYLSQIPEKYLSMEKSSSKLFQFAKNDILKSLIFIFKDKFYLSLIMISILFGIGVTINQKSIQSQLFSLFESHKIIYIGLTIAAGNLFSSIIASYVHRKFLFGLSSQKELILLTLIFIFSFVLMSFSNLITSIAGFLSINLFKGIYRPILGADLVNSFPFSSSINTNFSIIATITIITSSITQYLFSFVYTNVEIGNVYFIYFSLIVFLIIFIISKSNTYWKIKLGKNILTQKNGIIEKNLSKVSFFQIYPKNVEKERLIQISNIVKLQPYPANELSYFVDSHGEKGLKSSFLGEIHLSDILDPNKQFIICQKLLDAASLLQTGLQNALITPEYYIFSPSQRKMLENTNQLSKKCIIHGDLHPDNIMIINESPYVIDWDLCGNGPFWYDLFSLVTHPYLYFDKSKRYKLVSIFCESLSNEQMDDLFFGFCKFKIKQLNEFGKQDPKFIKLSKKYTDLIKAI, from the coding sequence ATAACACCAATTTTATATATTTTTTTACAATACAATTTGAGTTTATCCTTAGAACAAATCTTGCAAATATCTTCGATATATTTAGGTTTATCCCTTTTTATTCAAATTCCATGTGGATTAATAGCTGATTGTTGGGGAGCAAAGAAAAATTTATTTATATATTTGATTTTTCAAATAATTTCCTGTTTTTGTCTTATCTTCATTGATGGGCACATTGCATATCATGCTTTTTTGTTAACTACTACGATAGGACAAGGATTTTTAGGGAATGGAGGTACTACATTAATAAGACAATATTTTGGCTCGCAAGATAATGAATTTAAGAAGTATTCTTTTGAAATTCAAAATACATTTTATAAATTCACATCAATAATAATAATTACTTCAGTTCTCATTTACAATTTAAATATATATGTTCCATTTGTTTTACAGTCTATTTACTTTCTATTCTCGTTTTATTATCTATCTCAAATACCTGAGAAATATCTATCAATGGAAAAATCGAGCAGTAAACTATTTCAATTTGCAAAAAATGATATTTTAAAATCTCTAATATTTATTTTTAAAGATAAATTTTATTTATCTCTTATAATGATTTCTATACTATTCGGCATAGGTGTAACCATCAATCAAAAATCGATTCAGTCACAACTATTTTCTCTTTTTGAAAGTCATAAAATTATCTATATTGGCTTGACTATAGCAGCAGGTAACCTTTTCTCATCAATTATAGCAAGTTATGTACACCGAAAATTTCTTTTCGGATTATCTTCTCAAAAAGAACTAATCTTATTAACATTAATATTTATTTTTTCATTTGTTTTAATGAGTTTTAGTAATTTAATTACTAGTATTGCAGGGTTTTTATCTATCAATTTATTCAAAGGTATTTATAGGCCAATTTTAGGTGCCGATTTAGTCAACTCTTTTCCCTTTTCTTCTTCAATAAACACAAATTTTTCAATCATAGCAACCATAACTATTATCACGAGCTCAATTACGCAATATTTATTCTCATTCGTTTATACAAATGTTGAAATTGGAAATGTTTATTTTATTTATTTTAGTTTAATTGTTTTTTTAATTATATTCATTATTTCTAAATCAAATACATATTGGAAAATCAAGCTTGGTAAAAATATTTTAACACAAAAAAATGGAATTATTGAAAAAAATCTATCTAAGGTTTCATTTTTTCAAATCTATCCGAAAAATGTAGAAAAAGAAAGGCTAATACAAATATCAAATATAGTTAAATTACAACCATATCCAGCAAATGAACTTTCATATTTTGTTGATTCCCATGGGGAAAAAGGATTAAAATCATCTTTTTTGGGCGAAATACATTTGAGCGATATTTTAGATCCAAATAAGCAATTTATAATATGTCAGAAGCTCTTGGATGCGGCTTCTCTTCTTCAAACCGGGTTACAAAATGCATTAATCACACCCGAATATTATATTTTTTCTCCGTCTCAAAGAAAGATGTTAGAGAATACAAATCAGCTTAGTAAGAAATGTATTATTCATGGAGATTTGCATCCTGATAATATTATGATAATAAATGAATCTCCTTACGTTATCGACTGGGATTTATGTGGAAATGGCCCATTTTGGTATGATTTGTTTTCTTTAGTTACTCACCCTTATTTATATTTTGATAAAAGCAAGCGGTATAAATTAGTTTCAATTTTTTGTGAATCTCTTAGCAATGAACAAATGGATGATCTATTTTTTGGATTCTGCAAATTCAAAATTAAACAACTCAATGAATTTGGTAAACAAGATCCAAAATTTATTAAGCTTTCAAAGAAATATACAGATCTTATTAAAGCTATATGA
- a CDS encoding VOC family protein, translating into MTVDTQNKSKSRSIDLVWIVVDDFDQAIEFFTQKIGFVLDNRSDEMGWAELLGTGGSRLGIARKSEFTPINSGSNAVVTITVDDISISREELKRKGVNLKGEIMEIPGEVKMQMFSDNNGNLFQLVQLLS; encoded by the coding sequence ATGACTGTAGACACACAAAATAAGTCAAAATCACGCAGCATCGACCTCGTTTGGATCGTGGTCGATGATTTCGACCAAGCGATTGAATTCTTTACGCAGAAAATCGGCTTTGTCCTCGACAACCGTTCTGACGAGATGGGTTGGGCAGAATTACTTGGTACCGGCGGTTCACGTCTAGGTATCGCTAGAAAAAGCGAATTCACTCCGATCAATTCAGGATCCAATGCTGTCGTTACCATTACTGTGGATGACATTTCTATTTCACGCGAAGAGCTGAAAAGGAAAGGGGTAAACCTGAAGGGAGAGATCATGGAAATTCCGGGCGAAGTCAAAATGCAGATGTTTTCTGACAACAACGGAAACTTGTTTCAACTCGTTCAACTTTTAAGCTAA